The proteins below come from a single Streptococcus hyointestinalis genomic window:
- the serB gene encoding phosphoserine phosphatase SerB — protein MSVKGLLVMDVDSTLIREEGIDLLGEKAGVGREVADITERAMRGELDFRQALFERVALLKGLPETIFEDVLQEMHFTQGAHDLVETLHARGYKVGLVSGGFHETVDSLAKELGIDYVKANRLEVKDGKLTGRVLGDIVTKETKKNCLEQWAGENGLGLSETVAMGDGANDLPMIQTAGIGIAFCAKPIVKEQAPYQINTADLTQVLAILDDR, from the coding sequence ATGAGCGTTAAGGGATTGTTAGTGATGGATGTGGACTCTACCTTGATTCGAGAAGAGGGGATTGACCTATTGGGAGAAAAAGCGGGCGTTGGGCGTGAGGTAGCAGACATCACAGAGCGTGCTATGAGGGGCGAGCTGGACTTTAGGCAAGCGCTTTTTGAGCGTGTAGCATTACTAAAGGGACTGCCTGAGACGATTTTTGAGGATGTCTTGCAGGAAATGCACTTTACACAGGGAGCACATGATCTGGTTGAGACCTTGCATGCACGTGGTTACAAGGTTGGCTTGGTCTCAGGAGGCTTTCACGAGACCGTAGATAGCTTAGCCAAAGAGCTTGGTATCGACTATGTCAAAGCCAATCGCCTAGAAGTCAAGGACGGCAAGCTGACAGGACGTGTCCTAGGCGATATTGTGACCAAAGAAACTAAGAAAAACTGCCTAGAGCAGTGGGCAGGTGAAAATGGACTTGGTCTGTCTGAAACGGTCGCTATGGGAGATGGTGCCAATGACCTTCCTATGATTCAGACAGCAGGCATTGGTATTGCCTTTTGTGCAAAACCTATCGTTAAAGAACAAGCGCCTTACCAAATTAACACAGCTGACTTGACGCAGGTGCTTGCGATTTTGGACGACAGATAA
- a CDS encoding YueI family protein, with product MTDLDKQILQKATGETRLNPDEQRRYFGTFRERVVLTIALQEAQTEGIQKTFSQALERLSQTFSPLSVKISPKLSTETQIFYMKKAQDKGCSATIVDETAANSPFGIIVHTNKAENIESTDFAVQFPDLLEAKPTPHPQKESFFKKLFGH from the coding sequence ATGACAGACCTTGATAAACAAATTTTACAAAAAGCGACAGGTGAGACAAGGCTCAATCCCGATGAGCAGCGTCGCTATTTCGGAACATTCAGAGAGCGGGTGGTTTTGACCATTGCGCTCCAAGAAGCTCAGACTGAGGGGATACAAAAGACCTTTTCCCAAGCTTTAGAGCGACTTTCACAGACCTTTTCGCCCCTTTCGGTCAAAATCTCGCCAAAATTAAGCACTGAAACGCAGATTTTTTATATGAAAAAAGCGCAGGATAAGGGATGTTCTGCCACTATCGTTGATGAAACTGCCGCCAACTCACCGTTTGGTATTATCGTCCACACGAATAAAGCAGAAAATATCGAGAGCACTGATTTTGCAGTGCAATTTCCAGATTTGTTGGAAGCAAAACCAACGCCACACCCTCAAAAAGAATCTTTTTTCAAAAAATTATTTGGTCACTAA
- a CDS encoding glycerate kinase: MHILIAPDSFKESLSALEVAEAIASGFSSVYSEATFDLLPVGDGGEGTLSSLSTNLHMTTKTALVSDSFGDKREAPYAVLGNLAVFEMASICGLELVSKKQRNPLQLSTRGVGEMFVHLSQAGVTEVMVGVGGSSTNDGGIGMAKGLGYRFLEANGIELEAIGDNLSKIAVIDGSQVPKALKKLKVTIITDVTNPLCGPNGATYVFGGQKGLPVADMKAVDEVMCKFYQKANPAVITASGSGAGGGMAAGLMTFLNGQVVSGIDAVLDYSHFDERVQKADLVIVGEGRLDRQSLSGKAPVGVARRTPQNIPVIAICGSLADDLPDFPASNITAAFPIIPSLSSQEILFQKTGKNLIRTAQNIANLLTLN; encoded by the coding sequence ATGCACATTCTCATAGCACCGGATTCTTTCAAAGAGAGCTTGTCTGCGCTAGAGGTGGCAGAAGCGATAGCGAGCGGTTTTAGCTCTGTTTATTCAGAAGCAACTTTTGATTTATTGCCTGTTGGTGACGGTGGTGAGGGCACTCTATCGAGTCTTAGCACCAACCTCCACATGACTACAAAAACAGCCCTGGTCAGCGATTCATTTGGAGATAAGCGAGAAGCGCCTTATGCGGTTTTAGGCAATCTTGCCGTCTTTGAGATGGCGAGTATCTGCGGTTTAGAGCTCGTTTCTAAGAAACAGCGTAATCCCTTACAGCTAAGCACACGAGGCGTTGGAGAGATGTTCGTTCATCTGAGTCAAGCGGGTGTCACAGAGGTTATGGTTGGTGTTGGCGGGTCAAGCACCAACGATGGTGGTATTGGCATGGCAAAAGGGTTAGGCTATCGCTTTTTAGAGGCCAATGGGATAGAGCTAGAAGCTATCGGTGACAATCTTTCTAAAATCGCTGTTATTGATGGCAGTCAAGTTCCCAAAGCACTTAAAAAGTTAAAAGTAACCATTATCACTGACGTGACCAATCCTTTATGTGGTCCAAACGGTGCGACTTATGTCTTTGGTGGGCAAAAAGGCTTGCCAGTAGCAGATATGAAAGCTGTTGATGAGGTGATGTGCAAGTTTTATCAAAAAGCTAATCCTGCTGTTATCACTGCATCTGGTAGCGGTGCAGGAGGTGGTATGGCAGCGGGGTTGATGACCTTTTTAAATGGTCAAGTTGTCTCTGGTATTGACGCTGTGCTTGACTATTCACACTTTGATGAGCGTGTGCAAAAAGCGGATCTAGTCATTGTAGGCGAGGGGCGCTTGGACCGACAAAGTCTGTCTGGCAAAGCTCCAGTCGGTGTCGCAAGGCGAACGCCGCAAAACATTCCAGTTATTGCCATCTGTGGCAGTCTGGCTGATGACTTGCCAGATTTTCCGGCTAGCAACATCACGGCAGCTTTTCCCATCATCCCCTCTCTAAGCAGTCAGGAAATCTTATTTCAGAAAACTGGAAAAAATCTCATACGAACAGCGCAAAATATCGCGAATCTGTTGACATTAAACTAA